The nucleotide sequence TAACGCTGTGACCCTATGAGCACGCATTTAGTTCGGCAAATCATTAATAATACACTGCGACTGAGTCTCGCGCAGCAGTTATCTATACTCACTGAGCACCAATTCTAAGCATATATGCGTGATTAACCAACCGTTGTAAGGAAAAAATATGGTGAATAAAGCGTATCTTTACGTAACCTTGCCCATTTTCTCGGTAAAAAACGGTACAGCCCTTGCTCAAGCTACACGGCATTTGCATCCTGAGGTTGAAAAACGCATTCTTGTACCTACTTCTATTGCAATGATGGTCTGCTATAGTGACCCAAAACAATGATTGGAAACCTTGCGCAGTGGTAATGGCGATAGTGTTTTGACAATCACAAGCCAATTAACAGCAGAAAGCGATAAGAGTACGAGGAGAGTTTACGGTGTGGGGAAAAGTTTTAGGCTTTCTATTTGGCTTAATGTTTTTGAAGATACCTGGTGCCATTCTTGGGGTGATTGTCGGGCACTTTTTTGATAAAGCGTATAGCCAAGACTTTAATCAATTAGGTGGCTTTGGGCGTTTCTTTAGCGACCAGAATAGCCTCAAACAACAAGCCGTTTTCTTTCATAGTCTGTTTTCCGCACTGGGTCATCTAGCAAAGTCAGATGGGCAAGTGACCAACCGAGAAATTCAAATAGCCACGGCGCTTATGGACGACATGAACTTGTCTGGCGACGCAAGGCAAGAAGCGCAAAACGCCTTCAGAGAAGGGAAAGCTCGGGATTTCCCACTGGTTGATACCCTAAAAGGTTTATACGAAGCGTGTCATGGCCGCCGTGACATTCTACAAGTATTCCTAGAAATTCTTATTCAAGCTGCGTTTGCCGATGGCAAGCTATCTCAGGAAGAGTATGTGGTATTAGAAAAAGTGGCCAAGCCACTTGGCTTTAGACGACGAGATTTAGATTACTTGATTTCTATGTTTGAAGCGGAAATTCGGTTTAGGCAAAGAGGCGGTCAGCAACGTTCTTCGCAACACAGCCCGTACACCGAAACCCAATCACTCGATGATGCGTATCGCATTTTAGGGGTATCTTCCTCTGACGACGAGAAAACGATAAAGCGGGCTTACCGCAAGCGTATGGCTGAACACCATCCAGATAAACTCGTATCAAAAGGGCTGCCAGAGCAAGCCATGGAAATTGCGAAAAAGAAAGCGCAAGATATTCAATCAGCTTATGAACTGGTAAAACAGAAGCGTGGCTTTTAATGAAACGTGAGCTTACCTATGTGCCTGCTGCCAGCCAAGCACACATTGATAGCTTTATTGAAATGCTGTGGCTGGAAAAAGGGCTATCTGAGCATACCCAACAAAGCTATCGAACCGATCTCACTAAGCTCGCCATTTTTTGTAATAACCAAGGGTTAAAAGACATCAGTGTTTTGGATACCGGGTTGCTGCAAGAATATTTGGCGCATCGTCATGACAAGGGCTTATCAACCCGCAGCACACAGCGTGCAATGAGCGCCATGCGTGCTTTTTTTGTGTACTTAATTGCGCAGCAGGTGCGTATAGATAACCCCGTTTCTACCTTAGCCAACCCTAAGATTCCCAAGGCGTTGCCCTCGTCGTTGAGCGAGCAACAGGTAGAGGATTTATTGCAAGCGC is from Alteromonas australica and encodes:
- the djlA gene encoding co-chaperone DjlA, whose translation is MWGKVLGFLFGLMFLKIPGAILGVIVGHFFDKAYSQDFNQLGGFGRFFSDQNSLKQQAVFFHSLFSALGHLAKSDGQVTNREIQIATALMDDMNLSGDARQEAQNAFREGKARDFPLVDTLKGLYEACHGRRDILQVFLEILIQAAFADGKLSQEEYVVLEKVAKPLGFRRRDLDYLISMFEAEIRFRQRGGQQRSSQHSPYTETQSLDDAYRILGVSSSDDEKTIKRAYRKRMAEHHPDKLVSKGLPEQAMEIAKKKAQDIQSAYELVKQKRGF